One segment of Thermoanaerobacter kivui DNA contains the following:
- a CDS encoding flagellar biosynthesis anti-sigma factor FlgM gives MKIYNNNIEKIMSVYRVDPVEKVTSKKAEIKDKVEISEEAIKLAQSSIEFEKIKNQKIENIKSMLNAGTYNVKAEDVADAILKGILLNKKI, from the coding sequence ATGAAAATTTATAACAACAATATTGAAAAAATAATGTCAGTTTATCGAGTAGATCCGGTAGAAAAGGTTACCAGCAAGAAAGCGGAGATAAAAGATAAAGTTGAGATATCAGAAGAAGCAATTAAACTTGCACAAAGTTCAATTGAATTTGAAAAGATTAAGAATCAAAAGATTGAAAACATAAAGTCAATGCTTAATGCAGGAACTTACAATGTAAAAGCTGAAGATGTGGCGGATGCTATTCTTAAGGGAATATTGTTGAATAAAAAAATTTAA